TTTTTATGGAGGGAGACCGCGGTCAGCGCAAGGAATCCCACGAGGAGATGGAACACCGCCGAGACGGCGATCATCCCCTTCAGGGGCGCCGGGGAAGGACCTGGAAAGGAAAACTGTATCTCCGGCCCCTTATCGTTCGAGCGGTTCGGTGACCATGCCAAGTTTTTCGATCCCGGAGTTGCGCACCTCCGCGATGACCTTCACCACGAAGCCGTAGGGGACGGAGCGGTCGGCGCGGAAGAACACCTGCCGGTCCTCCCGTTGAGAGACGATCTGCTTGAGCACGGGGCTCAGCCGGTTGAACTCGACCGGCTGTTTCCCCACGAAGATCCGGCTGTTGGCGTCCACCGTCAGGACGAGGCGCTCCTCGTCGCTGCGCATCGCCTTCGCGCTGGCCTTCGGAAGGTTCACGTCGACCCCCTGCGTGAGCATGGGGGCGGTGACCATGAAGATGATGAGGAGCACGAGCATCACGTCGACCAGCGGGGTGACGTTGATGTCCGCCATGACCCTGCGGTCGCCGGCGCGGCTGGAGGAGCTCATCATGGCCATGGCGTCACGCCTTCTCGATCTTCCGGTCGAGGAAGTTGATGAATTCCACGGTGAAGCCGTCGATCTGCGTGTGGATCGCGCGGATGCGGTTGAGGAAGTAGTTGTACCCGATGACCGCCGGGATGGCCGCCACCAGCCCCGCCGCCGTCGCGACGAGCGCCTCGGCGATACCCGGCGCCACCGTGGCCAGGGAGGCGCTTCCCGCCGTCGCGATTCCCGAGAAGGCGTTCATGATCCCCCATACCGTGCCGAACAACCCGATGAACGGCGTGGCGCTTCCGGTCGTCGCAA
The sequence above is a segment of the Thermodesulfobacteriota bacterium genome. Coding sequences within it:
- the tolR gene encoding protein TolR, producing the protein MSSSSRAGDRRVMADINVTPLVDVMLVLLIIFMVTAPMLTQGVDVNLPKASAKAMRSDEERLVLTVDANSRIFVGKQPVEFNRLSPVLKQIVSQREDRQVFFRADRSVPYGFVVKVIAEVRNSGIEKLGMVTEPLER